One Camarhynchus parvulus chromosome 26, STF_HiC, whole genome shotgun sequence genomic window carries:
- the PNPLA1 gene encoding patatin-like phospholipase domain-containing protein 1, with the protein MAVEDLRASSTPFSLSFSGSGFLALYQVGVVQSLLELAPELLKSACKVYGSSAGSLIAAAVVCGVGLDDLKEFFFALATEVRKTILGPLSPKCSLLANLKTVLQRMLPEDSYLLASGRLHISLTRVVDGQNVMASEFSSKEELIQALLCSCFLPIYCGFIPPSYRGVRYVDGGFTGLQPVSSLEEPVITVSPFTGELDICPRDCPAIFFCFQIFNGSIQISIENLCRISYALFPPSTMVLNDIFSQGYQDTALFLYRNNAFGFNYFDGNFRLGSTCGKNDSGKSNGTHPGLYKRVPQCLTPYFLPGLWKKEQVNGLQDPLAKVLLQPYRLPALFRKGVKKVWGLLEGVRSLVQRLHKLLQTLVPGLPKTAVDRSS; encoded by the exons ATGGCTGTGGAGGATCTCCGGGCTTCCAGCACCCCTTTCTCACTCTCCTTTTCGGGCAGTGGCTTCCTGGCCCTGTACCAGGTTGGGGTGGTGCAGTCCCTGCTGGAGTTGGCTCCTGAGCTCCTCAAGTCTGCCTGCAAGGTCTACGGCTCCTCGGCTGGGTCGCTCATCGCTGCTGCCGTCGTGTGCGGCGTCGGCCTCG ATGACCTCAAGGAGTTTTTCTTTGCACTGGCAACAGAAGTCAGGAAAACCATCCTGGGCCCCCTCTCTCCCAAGTGCAGCTTGCTGGCCAATCTCAAGACTGTCCTGCAGCGGATGCTGCCGGAGGATTCCTACCTGCTGGCCTCAGGGAGGCTGCACATCTCACTGACACGGGTGGTGGACGGCCAGAACGTCATGGCCTCGGAGTTCAGCTCCAAGGAGGAGCTCATTCAG gctctcctctgcagctgctttcttcCAATTTACTGTGGATTCATCCCTCCATCCTACCGAGGAGTG CGCTATGTGGATGGAGGCTTCACTGGCCTGCAGCCCgtgtccagcctggaggagcccGTGATCACCGTGTCCCCGTTCACCGGCGAGCTGGACATCTGCCCCCGCGACTGCCCCGCCATCTTCTTCTGCTTCCAGATCTTCAACGGCAGCATCCAGATCTCCATAGAGAACCTGTGCAGGATCAGCTATGCTCTCTTTCCACCCAGCACCATG GTCTTGAATGACATTTTCTCCCAGGGCTACCAGGACACAGCCCTTTTCCTGTACAGGAACA ATGCCTTTGGCTTTAACTACTTTGATGGCAATTTCCGCCTCGGCAGCACCTGTGGGAAGAATGACTCTGGAAAATCCAATGGGACACACCCCGGCCTGTACAAAAGGGTCCCTCAGTGCCTGACCCCTTACTTCCTGCCAG GCTTGTGGAAGAAGGAGCAGGTGAATGGACTGCAGGACCCACTGGCGaaggtcctgctgcagccataCAGGCTCCCAGCCTTGTTCAGGAAGGG GGTGAAGAAGGTGTGGGGGCTGCTGGAAGGTGTCAGGTCCCTGGTACAACGACTCCACAAGCTCCTCCAAACCTTGGTGCCTGGTTTGCCTAAGACAGCCGTGGACAggag ttcCTGA
- the ETV7 gene encoding LOW QUALITY PROTEIN: transcription factor ETV7 (The sequence of the model RefSeq protein was modified relative to this genomic sequence to represent the inferred CDS: inserted 2 bases in 1 codon) has product MEAPPKQRQDQNFSPLMYLISXPQGKVTISSSSPTVAASVPPPSQARPSPISTGQIFRLPGRLRIQPSLWSKDDVIHWLRWAEREYSLRPTEQSRFEMNGKALCILTKEDFRHRAPSSGDVLYEILQFIKTQRRALVCSPLLNSPFRKARSTEEGADCSAEAAPVVSSWLGCAEQPLFHSHTQPLNLSHHSSESSCRPGAICSFPATLSAPVDGKIADCRLLWEYVYQLLADRRYEPYIRWEDREAKVFRVVNPNGLAQLWGNHKNRMNMTYEKMSRALRHYYKLNIIKKEPGQKLLFRFLKTPGEAVHEKSSKLEQLENEDHEDLKEDPLEVSPQALKKKPSLKKVFSLKKHGEEERGEPGSGPRSKRPSCLPLRHVLAPAQPAEAEQPDGCYTQVSQEAVQGSESRGDAAGGCGEPPEPPGTDGVDEAIKRIVALLRSAGDELDREVREDARLQLFFRDMSYSSFKNLADAYVQRELTASRPNVNPQEIQFAYTVHLTATVAGICSQAVNRIMGFGTRYLDDSFAPYGKILQLEMSLEAAEEKTA; this is encoded by the exons atGGAGGCACCTCCAAAGCAAAGGCAGGACCAGAATTTCTCCCCACTGATGTATCTGATCTC TCCCCAGGGCAAAGTGAccatcagctcctccagccccacgGTGGCTGCGTCAGTACCACCCCCATCCCAGGCCAGACCCTCACCCATCAGCACTGGGCAGATCTTCAGGCTTCCAGGGAGGCTGA GAATCCAGCCCTCCCTGTGGAGCAAGGATGATGTGATCCACTGGCTGCGATGGGCTGAGAGGGAATATTCCCTGCGGcccactgagcagagcaggtTCGAAATGAACGGCAAAGCCTTGTGCATCCTCACCAAGGAGGACTTCAGACACCgagctcccagctcag gggaTGTGCTTTATGAAATACTCCAGTTCATTAAAACTCAGAGAAGAGCTCTGGTGTGCAGCCCCTTGCTGAACTCACCCTTCAGGAaagccaggagcacagaggaaG gtgcagactgcagtgctgaggctgccccagttGTTTCCTcgtggctgggctgtgcagagcagcccctgttcCACAGCCACACGCAGCCACTGAACCTCTCCCACCACAGCTCAGAGAGTAGCTGCAGGCCAGGCGCCATCTGCTCTTTTCCTGCTACCCTGTCGGCCCCAGTGGATGGGAAAATTGCAG actgcaggctgctctgggagtaCGTGTACCAGCTGCTGGCCGACCGCCGCTACGAGCCCTACATCAGGTGGGAGGACAGGGAGGCCAAGGTGTTCCGTGTCGTCAACCCCAACGGGctggcccagctctggggcaaCCACAAG aaCCGGATGAACATGACCTATGAGAAGATGTCACGAGCTCTCAGACACTACTACAAACTCAACATCATCAAGAAGGAGCCGGGGCAGAAGCTGTTGTTCAG gtTTTTGAAGACTCCTGGGGAGGCTGTCCATGAGAAATCCAGCaaactggagcagctggagaatgAGGACCATGAAGATTTGAAGGAAGACCCACTGGAGGTTTCACCACA AGCCCTGAAGAAGAAGCCCAGCCTCAAGAAGGTTTTCTCCCTGAAGAAGCACGGGGAGGAGGAGCGGGGAGAGCCGGGATCCGGGCCCAGGAGCAAACGGCCCAGCTGCCTTCCCCTGCGGCACGTcctggccccagcccagccag CAGAGGCGGAGCAGCCCGATGGATGCTAcacccaggtgtcccaggaggCGGTGCAGGGCAGCGAGAGCCGGGGGGACGCAGCAGGAGGGTGTggggagcccccagagccccccggcACCGACGGGGTCG ATGAAGCCATCAAAAGAATCGTTGCTCTGCTCCGGAGTGCAGGAGATGAGCTGGACAGGGAG GTGAGGGAGGACGCGCGGCTGCAGCTCTTCTTCAGGGACATGTCCTACAGCTCCTTCAAGAACCTGGCTGATGCCTATGTGCAGAGGGAGCTGACAGCCAGCAGGCCCAACGTCAACCCCCAGGAGATCCAGTTTGCCTACACGGTCCATCTCACGGCCACGGTGGCGGGGAtctgcagccaggcagtgaACAGGATCATGGGCTTCGGCACCCGCTACCTGGACGATTCCTTTGCACCCTACGGCAAAATtctgcag CTAGAGATGagcctggaggcagcagaggagaagaCAGCCTGA